The Borrelia sp. HM sequence TTATACCCTAGTTTTTTTAGTGCCCAGTTCATTGAAATTGCAATATCCATGATGCTGTTTATTAAAGTCCCATCCATGTCAAAAATGCAAGCTTTGATTTTCATATTTTAATCCTCTTAAAGATAATCATTTTTTGAATGTATTTTCATTTTATCATTGTTTTTATTTTTTATTAATTGTATTGCATGGTTTTAATGTTTTGCATGCTTTATCTTTTTTTTAAGATCCCTTGAAAATATTTATTTTTAATTTTAACATATTTTTGTAAGGTATAAACAAGTTGTTATTCTATCTTTTTTAGGTTTCAGGTTATTTTTTGATGCAAGATATACTAATTTTAGATAAGCTTACTAAGCGGTATGGAGATTTTATTGCTAATGATAATATTTGTATAAACTTTGAAAAAGGAAAAATACATGCTATTCTTGGCGAAAATGGTGCAGGAAAAACTACTTTAATGAAAACTATTTATGGAATTCATAAGCCAGATAGTGGAAAAATTTTTTTACGAGGCAAAGAATTACATCTTAAAGATTCAAGCGAGTCCATTTTGAATGGTATTGGGATGGTCTTCCAACATTTTATGTTAATTCCACGATTTATTGCTTTGCAGAATGTCATTTTAGGGTGCGAAGATACAAGATTTGGTTTTATTAATTATTCTCTTATCAGAAAAAAGATACTTCATCTTTCTAAAAAATATGGTTTAAACATAGATCTTGATAATCCAATTGAAAATTTAGGTGTTGGGATGGCACAAAAAATAGAAATATTAAAAGTTCTTTATAGGAACTCAGATATTATTATTTTTGATGAACCTACAGCAGTGCTTACACCTATTGAGATTGATGAGTTCATGAATATTTTAAGAAAATTAGCTATGGAAGGACATACTATAATACTTATTACACATAAGATAAAAGAAATAAAAACTGTGGCACAAAGATGCACAGTGATGCGTCTTGGCAAAGTGGTTGGAACTTTTGAGGTTGCTGAAATTGATGAAAGGAACCTTACTAGGTTGATGATAGGTAAAGAAACTTCTCTTGATCTTTCTAAAAAACAGGTTGTTTCTCATATAAACATTCTTGATATTAAGAACTTAAGTGTTAAAGATGAACGAAATGTTTTAAAGGTAAAGGATGTTAGTTTTAGTCTTAGAAAAGGTGAAATTTTTGGAATAGCTGGCATTGAAGGAAGTGGTCAAGAAGAATTAGTTGAAGCACTCATTGGAGTTAGGGATGTATTTAGTGGTGATATTCTTAAGAGAGTCGGTGATAAGTTTGAATCAATAAAAGGTCTAAGCGTAAAACAAATAATAGAAAAAAAAATTGGTCATATTCCATCTGATAGGCAAAAACATGGTCTTATTTTAGACTTTAATATTTTTCAAAATATCGGACTTAAGAGTTTTGATGATGCAAATTATTTAAAGATTAAGAGTAATAGTTTAGATAATAGTAACTTAATATTTAAGTTTTTAAATATGTTTAAAAAACAGTTTGTTAATTTTGATTTAAGCTTTCTTAAGAAAATAAGCAAACAGCTTGCAGTATCATTTGATATTAAACCGAGGAATGTTTCAAGCAAAGTTAGAAATTTATCTGGGGGTAATCAACAAAAGGTAATTATTGCACGTGAAATTAATTTAAAACCTGAAATTTTATTAGCAGTTCATCCTACAAGGGGACTTGATATAGGTGCTATTGAAAATGTTTATCAAAAGATTATGGAACAGAGGGATGCAGGGATGACAATTCTTCTTGTATCTTTTGAACTTTGTGAGCTTATGAGAGTTTGTGATAGGATAGCTGTAATGTATAACGGGAAAATTATGGGTATTTTAGAAATTAATTTTGATGCTAGCGTAATTGGTAAGATGATGATGGGAGTAGTTTAAATGAGCATAAAGAATTATAACTTTAAAAAAGTAATTATGGAATTTTTAAATTCATCAGTGTTTATCAATTTTTTTGCATTTTTTTTTGCTATTTTAATTCTTGGATTAATAGTATTACTTATTGGTTATTCCCCCTTTAGAATGTACTATATAATGATAGAAGGGATATTTTCTTCGCCTAAGCATATTGGATATATTTTAAGCTATGCTACACCGTTAATTTTTACTGGTCTTTCGATTGGCATTGCTTTAAAAGCCAGACTTTTTAATATTGGTGTTGAGAGTCAATTTATTCTTGGTTCAATTTCAGCTTTGATAGCTGGAATTTTTTTGGATTTTTCTCCTTTATTACATATAACTTGTATTTTTATTTTTTCCTTTTTAGTTTCAGGTATTTTAGGTATTTTGATTGGATATTTAAAAATTAAATTCAATGTAAGCGAAGTAATTTCGGGTATAATGTTTAATTGGATTTTATTTCATTTTAATAATCTGATTGTAGATTTGCCTTTTATCAAAAAAGACAACAGTGATTTATCTAAGCCGGTTAGAGAAAGTGCTTTTATTGATTTTTTTGGTTCTTGGAAACTTTCCTCTGAAGGACTTGCTTATAGAGCAGAGCATCCATTTATTAATGATTTGTTGAAGGCTCCTATTAATTTTGGGATAATTATTGGAATTGTTATTGCATTTTTAATTTGGATTTTATTGAATAAAACCATTCTTGGCTTTAAAATAAGCTCTGTAGGGCATAACATTGATGCTTCTTATCGTGTAGGCATTAATATTAAAAAAGTCTTGATGTTTACTATGTTTTTATCAGGTGCACTTGCTGGGTGTGCAGGTGCTGTACAGGTTATAGGGGTTAATAAGTCAATATTTAAGCTTTCTTATATGGAAGGGATTGGACTTAATGGTATAGCTGTTGCTTTAATGGGAAATAATTCACCAATAGGAATAGTATTTTCAAGTATTTTATTTTCAGTTTTGATTTATGGGAGTGGTAGAGTTCAGAGTTTAATGGGGTTGTCCTCTGCAGTTGTGACTTTAATGATAGGAATAGTAATGATTGTAATGTCTGCTAGCCATTTTTTAAATAAGATCTTCTTGGGGAGGTATAAAAAGTGTTAAATACGCTAGTATTTTTAATTAGTGAAACTCTTGTAAATTCTCAGATCTTAATTTTAGCTGCTCTTGGTGGGCTTATAAGTGAAAAAAGTGGAATAATAAATATTGGGATTGAGGGTACAATGGCTCTTGGGGCATTTGTAGGTGCTACTTGTGCATATTATTATGGTAGTCCATTATTTGCAATTTTTATTGGCGGTCTTTCAGGACTTATTCTTTCAATTCTTCATGCTATTTTTACTATTTTTTTTCAATCAGATCAGATAATAACTGGGATGGCTATTAATTTTTTAGGGCCGGCTATTGCTATATTGTTTGGAACTTTTATTTTTGGTTCTATTTCAACGCCTCCAATAGATATTAAATTGCCTGTATTTTTTGATGGTGTCTTAGATAAAAAATCTCTTATCTTTCAGATTTTAGGTAAAAGATATTCATTTCATATGGCAATAATATGTGTTATTATTGTTCATATTATATTGAAATATACTAAAATTGGACTTAGAATTAAGGCTAGTGGTGAAGAACCGGAAGTTTTAGAATCGCTTGGAGTTAATGTAATTATGATTAGATTTTTTTGTGTGCTTTTAAGTGGCTTATTTGCTGGAATTTCTGGAGCGGTGCTCTCTACTGTAATTGCTTCAAGTTATACGCAAGGTATGGTTGGTGGTCAAGGTTTTGTTGCTATTGTTATGTTAATTTTTGGAAATTGGCAACCTTTTGGAATTTTAATGGGTAGCTTTTTATTTTCTTTCATGAGAACTTTAGTTGTCATTTTATCTCAGGTTTCTTTTTTTTCTTTGATGGTTTCTCCTAAAATTTTAATCATTTTACCTTATCTTGTTGTTATTCTCAGTCTTATGTTTTTTTCGAAAAGTAATTATGCTCCTAAATCTTTAGGTGTTCCTTATAAAAAAGGTTGTTGATTTTTATTCTCATTTTTTTTAATATACTCTTTTAATATACTGTTTAAATTATTTGAGATTTATTTAGGAGAATTATATTTTTTGGTATAAATTTTTTATGGGGATATTTATTTAATTTTTAGGTTTGTTGAATTAATTAGGTGAGTGGTTAATTTACGAGGTATTTTTATGTTAAAAATTAAGCACAAATTTGTTGGACTTTTATTTTTATATTTATTGATGACTATATTATTTTTATCTTTAATTTTTAAATTTATTTTGGGTAATTATTTAGAAAGTTATTATAAACAGCTTACAAGAGGACAAGTAAGACGAGCTGCCTTTTCTGTAAAGGCGTTGTTAGATACATTTTATATCATAATTGATGGTGCAAGCTCTACTTTAGCTCTTGAGACTATAGGAGGATATTCTTCTTTAAAAAATGGTGGACGTAGTTTTTCAGAAGTCGAATTAAATAAAATTAGATCTAATTCTAAAATAGTTATTGATACTTTAAAGGTAGATCAAAGATATAGAAGTCGATTATATGAGATATTATCGGATCTAAAACTTAATACTTTTTATGAAGAATTTGCATTTCTTGATTTTGAAGGTAAAATAATTGTTACTACAAGACATGAAAGTAATACTGATTTTGGTCAGTCTGAGGCAAACATCAGCTATATTAAAAAAGCTTTGGAAGATTTTAAAAAAAATAAATTAAATTTCGTTGGTTGGTATTCTAATCTTACTGAAGGTATGGCAGGAGAAGTTGCTTCGAGATCCCGATATGATAATAAAAAAGCTTTTGCTGTAGTTGTTCCTGTATTTTCAGCAGAAGATAAAGTAGCTTTTGGTTATTTGGTAGGTTATGTACTAGATGATGTTATAAGAGATAAATTAGATAGAATTAGATTTGGTTTTTATAATAGAGGAAATTTATTTTATTTAGATCCAAATAATAGGATTGTTAATCCTTTAATAGAATATAACGAGAGTAGCAATGTTAGTGATAAGTTTATTGGTATTTTAAAGGATGTATTGTCTAGACCTCCTAAAAAATCTTCCGTAGCAACTGAGTTACCGGTTTATCAAATTGAGAGGGCTTATCTTCCAGAAATGAAATTGTATAACTATTATGCCATATTGCCTATTGGCAGTGAGCTTGGCAAAAATAGTGGGATTCTTCTTGCAAGAATTCCTTATGAAGATATTTATGGAGTTGTTAATAGTTTAGCTTTTAAATTTATTTTATGCTCTGCTGTAGGGCTTATTGTGTTAGTTATTATTTTTTCAGTAGAAGTAGAAAAAATTATTAGTTCTAGGTTGGATCTGGTTAGAAAATTAGTAAAAGAAATAGTTAAAGGCAATTTAGATGGAACTTATGTTATCCAAAGTGATAAATACTCTGATGAGCTGAGTTTATTAGGATTACAAATTATTAAAATGAGAGATGCTATTGCTGATGCTATTACAAGTGTTCTTAGAAACATTAGTTATGTTAATAAAGCAAGTCTTGAAGTTGCTAATTCAAGTCAAAACTTAAGTTCTAGTTCGTTACAACAAGCTTCAACACTTGAAGAAATGTCAGCTAATATTGAACAAATATCATCTGGAGTTAAGATGAGTGCTAATAATTCCCGAGAAACGGAGCGTATTGCCTTAACTACTAATAAGAATGCTCAAATAGGGGGTAAAGCTGTTGAGGAATCTGTTATAGCTATGCAAGCTATTGTGGAGAAAGTTAGTGTTATTGAGGAGATAGCTAGAAAAACTAATTTGCTTGCTTTAAATGCAGCTATTGAAGCTGCAAGGGCTGGAGATGAAGGCAAGGGATTTGCTGTTGTAGCAAGTGAAATTAGGAAGCTTGCTGATCTTAGTAAGGAATCTGCTCTTGAGATTGGTGAATTAGTTGATAAAAATTCTAAATTGGCAGCAGATGCTGGATTGATTTTTAAAGATATATTACCTGAAATAGAGAAAACCACCGAACTTGTAAAGAAGATTTCTGAAGGGAGTTATAAACAAAATGAACAAATTATTCAGTTTAAAACAGCCCTTGATCAGGTAGAGGAAGTTGTTCAAGCTTCAGCATCAAGTAGTGAAGAGCTTTCAAGTATGGCTGATAGAATGCTTGAAAAAGCCAAGGAGCTTAAGCAAATAGTATCTTTCTTCCAAATTAAAGATTGTGAAGTTGGTGTTTCTTCTTGTAATTTTAGCCCTATTAATGATGACCTTATGACTAAAGATTTTTCTTCTTTAAAGATAGAAGATAATTCATCTTCAGTTGATAGTCAAAATGATAATATGCATGGTGATTCAAGTATAAGTCGTAAATCTATTAATAAGAGGGTAGACCCTAAAAAAGCTATTGATATTGCCGACAAGGACTTAGATTTTGATGAAGACTTTTCAGATTTTTAGAATTTATTTTGTGAGAGGTAGTTAGTGTATGAAACTCAAGCTGAAAGTTAGGATATTGTTTATTGTTAGTATTTGTATATCAATTTTTGTTTCTATATTGTTTATCGTATTTGGATTGTTAATTAATTCTAGACTAGTTGATCAGCAGTTAGATCTTATGAAAAATTTTATTGGAAATATCAAAAATTCTTTAACGATTTATCTTTCCTCCATGGAGGAAAGGGTAAAAATCAATTCAATGTATTTAGATTCTTCATCTAAGTTTGAATCAATGAATAATAGTAAGGCTAAAAGAATAGAAGCTATTTTGGATCAAATTGAAATTTTGGGGAAAACAAGCAAGGGTGATAATCTAATGATAACTAATAAAGAAGGTAAAGTATTACTCACTACTGCTATTAAAGATAATAGTGATTATGGTATTTCTGTTTCAGATAAGGAATACTTTGTTAAATTAAGGGAAACAACTTCTATTTATAACTCCTCTGTTCTCTTGGCAGAGCCTGGATCTGTTGAAGAGGTGTTGATGAGAGATATTTCTAAAATAAGAAATAAGGCAGGACAGATTCCTTATTTGTTAATAGGGGTTCCTTTAAGAGATTATAAGACTGGTGATCTTTTTGGTTATTTTATGAATTTTTATGCACTTGATTATATTTATAGCTCATTTAAAGGTATTATTTTTGGAACATTGAATAGTGGTCGTGCTATGGTATTTGACAAAACGGGTTTATTTCTTGTTCACCATAAATGGTTACCTGGTGATAACTTAGTTAATGTTAATTCATACTATGATGATGTAGTTAAAAATAGTTATGAGGATTTAATTCAAAAGAATAAGGAAATTAGTTTAAAACATTATTTGGATCCTTATGGAAAAAAGTTTGTTGGACTTGCACAAAAAGTGCAATGTCGGTTATCCAATTTTCCTTTTATAGTGTACATACGAGCTAATGCCAATGATTTTTATTATATGTCTAGACTTACTAATTTCATTTTAGTAATAAGTTTTATAGTTACTTTGATTATTCTTGGATTGGTTACTACTTATCTTGTAGGAAAACTTAGTTCTTCTCTAAATGGAATTTTATGTTATTCTGAGAGACTTGCTTCTGGAGATTTTACTGTTTCAAATAATCCTTTAGAATGGGGTACATTAGAACTTTATGGATTATATGAAAATTTAGAGCTTTTGAGGTCTAATTTTTCATCTGTTGCAAGAGGAGTTAATGAAAATCTTGATTATCTTTATGAGAATGCAATTCAAATAGCAAATTCTAGTCAAAATTTAAGCTCTGGGGCAGTTGAGCAGGCATCTACATTAGAAGAAATGACAGCAAACATTGAGCAGATATCCCAAGGCGTTACCGAGAATACTGGTAATGCGTCTACTACTGAGAGTATTGCTGTTAGTACTAATGAGAAAACTAAAAAGGGGCATCAATCTGTTGTTAAAGCTATTGAAGCTATGAAGATTATTACAGATAAAATAAGCGTTATTGATGAGATAACTCGACAAACTAATTTACTTGCTTTAAATGCTTCTATTGAGGCTGCCAGAGTAGGGGATAAGGGGAAAGGTTTTGAAGTTGTTGCTGCTGAGGTTAGAAAGCTTGCTGATCAAAGCAAAGAATCTGCTAGAGAAATTATTGATATTGCACATAAGAGTTTAACTATTGCAAGTAAGGCAGGTAACAATTTTGAACAAATTGTTCCTGGAATGGAAGAAACAGCTGAACTTGTTAAAAATATTACCAGTGAGAGTTCTAACCAAAGTAATCAAATTGAACAGTTTAAGAATGCAATAGAGCAAGTTAGTCAGTTAGTGCAAACAACAGCATCAAGTAGTGAAGAACTCTCAGCAATGTCTGAGAGGATGTTGGAGAGTGTTAAACATTTAAAAGAATCAGTAGATTATTTTAAGATTGATCAATAATTTATAGGGATATTCAAATTCCTATAAATTATTATGTCTACAGATGTTTTTTGTTATATTAGTGTTTTAAGAATTTTAGCGCCACCCAGGCACTCGTCTTCTTGATAAAATATGCAGAATTGTCCTGGTGAAATTCCATATTCTTTTTCTTCTAGAGTAACTTTGATAGAGTCGTTTTTTAATACTTCTATTTTGCATTTTATTTTTTTCTCTCCATGTCTTATTTTGGCACTTAAATTATCATGATTTGATGGTTTATTTATCCAATTTGTTTTGTATACTATAAATTGTTTTTTCTTTTCTTTGAAGTAGTTTGTGCTATTTGAGATGTAAATGATGTTATTTTCAATGTCTTTTTCTATTACAAACCATGGTCCATTGCTAAGTTTAATCCCTTTTCTTTGTCCAATTGTAAAAAACCAATATCCATTGTGTGTTCCAAGTATTTTGCCTGTTTCTTTTTCGATAATATTACCTTTAAGTTCTCCTAGATGATATCTTATAAATTCATCGTATTTGATTTTTCCAAGGAAACAAATTCCTTGACTGTCTTTTCTATTTTTATTAGGTAGATCTATTTTATGTGCTATTTGTCTTATTTCGGTTTTTAACAAGTCTCCTAATGGGAAGTGCAATTTTGATATTTGTTTTGTAGATAAATGGGATAAGAAATAGCTTTGGTCTTTTATTTTATCTTTAGCTTGTTTAAGTATAAAATTATTATTTATATTTTCTATTTTGGCATAGTGTCCTGTAACAATTAAGTTATAGTTTTCGTTGATCTTGTCAAAGAATGCACCAAATTTTATTCTTTGATTGCAGAATATATCTGGACTTGGTGTATTTCCAATTTTTAATTCTTCAATAGCATAAGTTACTACTTTGTCATAATATTCATCTTGTAAACTGATTATTTCATATGGAACATTGAATTTTTTGCACACAGCTTCTACGTAATTAATATCTTCTTTCCAAGGACAGTTTCCAATGTAGGAAAGTTCATCTTCAAGCCATATTTTTAGATAATAGCATTTTATATTTTTATGGCCATTTTGTATCATAGTATAAAGAGCCACTGAGCTGTCGACTCCTCCAGATAAAAGCACTGCTATTTTCATAATTTTTTCTCCTTTCATTATATCATCATATTATATTGAACTTTGATGTTTGTATGATCTATAGTATAATATCTGAAAATGATTTTTTTATTGAGAGAGGTTAATGAAGGTAGGTATTAGTGATATTAGAGTGTTTTTACCTTTAAATTGTTTAGATTTACGTGTTCTTTTAGAAAATTCTTTATATAATTCTGATGAAAATTTTTTTAGGAAATTTAATAGAGCAATTGAGGCAACGCTTCAAAAATCATTTAGATTTACAAATCCACATGAGGATAGCGTTACAATGGCTAGTTCTGCTGTTAAATTGATTTTTGATAATAATGATCTTAAATTAGATAAGATGAGGGTATTTTTAGGGGGAACTGAAACGGGGGTAGACTATGCAAAATCAATTTCATCTTATGTTTATGGTGCTTTGAAGCTAGCTGGTATTGATTTAAAAAATAATTTTTTGAATTTCCAAACTCAGCATGCATGTGCAGGTTCTGTACTTGCTTTGCACAGTGCTGCAAGTATTTTGAGCCATTTGAATAACTCTGAGTATGGAATAGTATTTTCTAGTGATATTGCACATTATAATAATCTAACTACAGCAGAGATTACTCAAGGAGCTGGAGCAACAGCAGTGCTTATTGAACAAAATCCAAAGGTTGTGTCTATCAATTTATCTGAATTTGGGGTTTACACTGATAATGTTGATGATTTTTTTAGACCCCTTGGAAGTATTGAGGCTAAAGTAAAGGGACGATATTCTATTGAATGTTATAATAAAGCTTATGAAGAGGCTTTATTAAATTTTGCATATAAGAAAAATATCAGTATTAAAGATTTATTTTCTAAATATAGGTTTATTTTACATGTGCCTTTTGCAAAAATGCCTATAGATTCAATGCATTATGTTTTAAAGAAGTATTATAGTGAAGAAGAATCTGAGTGTAATGCTTATTTAGAATCTATAGATTTTTATGATTCTGTTGAAGCTGTTAAGGGTGTAGGAAATTTGTATACAGGTTCAATATTTTTATCTTTAATGTCATATTTAAAACGAGTGTTTGCAAAAAAAGATATTAGTGGAGATAAGATACTTTTTTGTTCTTATGGTTCTGGTAATATTATGGTTATTTATGAGCTTACAGTTGAAGATGGTGCTCAGTCTGTTGTTAAAACTTGGGATATTGATAAAATACTCTCAGTAAAACATGATGCAAGTTATGATGAGTATATAGATTTTTTTGAAAATAAGATTATTCCTGGTGAATCTGAAGGATTTTATTTAAAAGAAATCAGAGAGGATGGATACCGAATTTATGGGTATCGAGTCTAATATATTAGATAATAAGAAACGGCAGATTGAAATTTGTTTAAATAAAGAGGATGTTAGTAGAAGTGGTAATCTTTTAAATTATGTTAATTTAAAACATGATGCACTTAGTGAGCTTGATTTTGATGAAATAGATACTGGAGAGAGTTTATTTGGTTATAATATTTCTATGCCTATTTTTATCTCATCCATGACAGGAGGTATTAGGGAGGGTAATAAGCTCAATATAGCTCTTGTTAAGATTGCAAATGATTTAAGAATTCCAATGGGTTTGGGTTCTTTTAAGCTTGTATTTAAATATCCTGAATATATTAAAGATTTTGCCTTAAGGAAATATGCTGATAATATACCTTTATTCTCAAATATTGGTGTTATTCAATTAAGGGAGTTTGGGATTTCTGAAATAATTGAGATGAATAAGAAATTTGAAGTTGATGCTATAATTGTTCATTTAAATTCAGGTCAGGAATTAATGAATTCAAAAGGTGAGAGAAACTTTAAAGGAATTAAGGACTCGATTGCTAAACTTTGCTCTGCATCGAATTTGCCAGTCATTGTTAAAGAAACAGGATTTGGAATTTCTCCTGATATTGTTATTAGTTTACTAAAACTTGGGGTTTCCTATGTTGATCTGGCTGGGAGTGGAGGAACTAACTGGGTGTTAGTTGAAGGAATTAAAGAAGAGAATTTGGATATTGCATCTTGTTTTTCTAATTGGGGAATATCATCGGTTTTAACATTGCTTACTATTAAGGATTATTTGAAAAGTAAGATTTTTACATCAGGAGGATATGACACTGGAATTGATATTGCTAAAGGAATTGCTCTTGGTGCTAAGTTGGTAGGTGTTGCATCAGCCATCCTTAGGGCTTTTTATACAGGTGGTGAAGTTGCTTTATATAAGCTTTTCAAAGATTATGAATATGTTTTAAAGATGGCTATGCTTTTAAGTAATAGTAAGAATTTGGAACAGTTTAGGGTTAATAAATATTTTTTAAATTATCCATTATTATTTAATGTTAAGAGCTTTAAAAAGTTTTATGAGGCTTAGTAAAAATTTTAGAAATAAAAGTATTTTAGAAAAAAAGCGAGAAATAAAGAATCTTTTAAAATTGAATTCTTTTGATTTTTTTTATGATTCTGTTAATGAAGATTTTCTTTCTTTTATGATAGAAAATTATGTTGGTTATTTATCTTTGCCTATTGGCATTGTAAAGAATTTAAAAATAAATAATAAGTATTATGTTATACCCATTGCTACAGAAGAACCATCAGTGATTGCTGCATTAAATTTTGCAGCTAAGATTCTTGAAAATGCTGATTTAAATTATTCTTTGGGTGAAGTTTTAGGTATTGCTCAAGTTTATATAAAGACAAAGGAAGATTTGAGTTGTATACTTCTTGGTCTTTTTGAAAAAATTGATATTTGGTCAAAACCTCTTTTGCATAATATGGAACTTAGGGGTGGTGGGCTTAGAAGAATTTCAACTAAATTTATTAAGGAAATTGGTATTCAAAAGTTAAATATCTATGTAGATGTTTGTGATGTTATGGGTTCAAATTTGTTGAACGCAGTAGCTGAACGAATATCTTATTATATTACTATGGAATTTGGATATGAGTGTGTTTTAAAAATTCTAAGCAATGATTCAAATGATTTTGTTTTAAAAGCCAATTTTAAATTAAATGTTAATTATTTGCTTAAAGATAGTAAAGAATCGTTAGTTTTAGCTCACAATATTGCTCTTATTTCTAGAATAGGATTTTTTGAGGAAGAACGTGCTGTTACTAACAATAAAGGTATTATGAATGGTATAACAGGTGTATGTATTGCCACACTTAATGATACAAGGGCACTTGAAGCATGTATACATAAATTTGCATCAAAAAGTGGAAGGTATTTACCCCTTAGTAAATTTTATGTATCTGATGATAATTTGATTGGAGAGATTGAACTTCCTTTACAGGTTGGCATTAAAGGAGGTTCAACTAGTACTCATGAAGCAGCTATATTGAGTTTTAAAATTATGGGCATTAATTGTAAGAGAGAATTTATGGGTATTCTGTCTTGTGTTGGACTTGCAAGTAATTTTGCGGCTTTAAGAGCACTTGCTCTTGATGGAATTCAAAAAGGACATATGAAATTGCATGTTAAGAAGATTTTATATCTTCTTGAAAGAGATTATAATCTTTCTGAGTATGAAATTGGAGAAATAGAGTTAAAGATGAGTAATAGTGGTATTTATTCTCTTGATTATGCTCTTAAAGTTTTAAAAGGTTTGAGAGTTTAATGTGAAGGTTCGATGTAAGGTAAATCCTAGCTTAGCATTAATTAAATATTGGGGCAAGAAAGATAGGTTTTTAAATATTCCAGGTACTTCTAGTATTGCTGTTAGTATTGACAAGTTTTATTCAGTAAGTGAGCTTGAACTCTCATGTAAGGATGAAATAATTTTAAATTCAAAGCCAGTTGTATTAAAAGATAGAGAAATAAAATTTTTTAATTATGCAAGAAAAATTCTAAATAATCCAAATGTTTATTTTAAGGTAATTAGTACAAATAATTTTCCAACAGCTGCAGGACTTGCAAGTTCAAGTTCTGGTTTTGCATCTATTGCTGCTTGCATTTTAAAATATTTTAATAAATATTCTAATCAAAAGGCTTCAGAGCTTGCAAGAATAGGATCAGCTTCAGCATCAAGGGCTATTTATGGTGGATTTACCTTTTTAAAAGAAGGAGCTAAAAGTGCATTTCAGGCAAATAATTTCAATTATTTTAATGATTTATACATAATATTTGCTATAGTTGACAATCAAGAAAAAGAAATATCATCAAGAATTGCTATGGAGATTTGTAAACAGGAAAGGTTTTATTGGGATGCTTGGGTTAAGTCTAGTCGGAATATATTCAAGCAAGCTTTATATTT is a genomic window containing:
- a CDS encoding ABC transporter ATP-binding protein, which gives rise to MMQDILILDKLTKRYGDFIANDNICINFEKGKIHAILGENGAGKTTLMKTIYGIHKPDSGKIFLRGKELHLKDSSESILNGIGMVFQHFMLIPRFIALQNVILGCEDTRFGFINYSLIRKKILHLSKKYGLNIDLDNPIENLGVGMAQKIEILKVLYRNSDIIIFDEPTAVLTPIEIDEFMNILRKLAMEGHTIILITHKIKEIKTVAQRCTVMRLGKVVGTFEVAEIDERNLTRLMIGKETSLDLSKKQVVSHINILDIKNLSVKDERNVLKVKDVSFSLRKGEIFGIAGIEGSGQEELVEALIGVRDVFSGDILKRVGDKFESIKGLSVKQIIEKKIGHIPSDRQKHGLILDFNIFQNIGLKSFDDANYLKIKSNSLDNSNLIFKFLNMFKKQFVNFDLSFLKKISKQLAVSFDIKPRNVSSKVRNLSGGNQQKVIIAREINLKPEILLAVHPTRGLDIGAIENVYQKIMEQRDAGMTILLVSFELCELMRVCDRIAVMYNGKIMGILEINFDASVIGKMMMGVV
- a CDS encoding ABC transporter permease, which codes for MLNTLVFLISETLVNSQILILAALGGLISEKSGIINIGIEGTMALGAFVGATCAYYYGSPLFAIFIGGLSGLILSILHAIFTIFFQSDQIITGMAINFLGPAIAILFGTFIFGSISTPPIDIKLPVFFDGVLDKKSLIFQILGKRYSFHMAIICVIIVHIILKYTKIGLRIKASGEEPEVLESLGVNVIMIRFFCVLLSGLFAGISGAVLSTVIASSYTQGMVGGQGFVAIVMLIFGNWQPFGILMGSFLFSFMRTLVVILSQVSFFSLMVSPKILIILPYLVVILSLMFFSKSNYAPKSLGVPYKKGC
- a CDS encoding methyl-accepting chemotaxis protein, yielding MLKIKHKFVGLLFLYLLMTILFLSLIFKFILGNYLESYYKQLTRGQVRRAAFSVKALLDTFYIIIDGASSTLALETIGGYSSLKNGGRSFSEVELNKIRSNSKIVIDTLKVDQRYRSRLYEILSDLKLNTFYEEFAFLDFEGKIIVTTRHESNTDFGQSEANISYIKKALEDFKKNKLNFVGWYSNLTEGMAGEVASRSRYDNKKAFAVVVPVFSAEDKVAFGYLVGYVLDDVIRDKLDRIRFGFYNRGNLFYLDPNNRIVNPLIEYNESSNVSDKFIGILKDVLSRPPKKSSVATELPVYQIERAYLPEMKLYNYYAILPIGSELGKNSGILLARIPYEDIYGVVNSLAFKFILCSAVGLIVLVIIFSVEVEKIISSRLDLVRKLVKEIVKGNLDGTYVIQSDKYSDELSLLGLQIIKMRDAIADAITSVLRNISYVNKASLEVANSSQNLSSSSLQQASTLEEMSANIEQISSGVKMSANNSRETERIALTTNKNAQIGGKAVEESVIAMQAIVEKVSVIEEIARKTNLLALNAAIEAARAGDEGKGFAVVASEIRKLADLSKESALEIGELVDKNSKLAADAGLIFKDILPEIEKTTELVKKISEGSYKQNEQIIQFKTALDQVEEVVQASASSSEELSSMADRMLEKAKELKQIVSFFQIKDCEVGVSSCNFSPINDDLMTKDFSSLKIEDNSSSVDSQNDNMHGDSSISRKSINKRVDPKKAIDIADKDLDFDEDFSDF
- a CDS encoding methyl-accepting chemotaxis protein, whose product is MKLKLKVRILFIVSICISIFVSILFIVFGLLINSRLVDQQLDLMKNFIGNIKNSLTIYLSSMEERVKINSMYLDSSSKFESMNNSKAKRIEAILDQIEILGKTSKGDNLMITNKEGKVLLTTAIKDNSDYGISVSDKEYFVKLRETTSIYNSSVLLAEPGSVEEVLMRDISKIRNKAGQIPYLLIGVPLRDYKTGDLFGYFMNFYALDYIYSSFKGIIFGTLNSGRAMVFDKTGLFLVHHKWLPGDNLVNVNSYYDDVVKNSYEDLIQKNKEISLKHYLDPYGKKFVGLAQKVQCRLSNFPFIVYIRANANDFYYMSRLTNFILVISFIVTLIILGLVTTYLVGKLSSSLNGILCYSERLASGDFTVSNNPLEWGTLELYGLYENLELLRSNFSSVARGVNENLDYLYENAIQIANSSQNLSSGAVEQASTLEEMTANIEQISQGVTENTGNASTTESIAVSTNEKTKKGHQSVVKAIEAMKIITDKISVIDEITRQTNLLALNASIEAARVGDKGKGFEVVAAEVRKLADQSKESAREIIDIAHKSLTIASKAGNNFEQIVPGMEETAELVKNITSESSNQSNQIEQFKNAIEQVSQLVQTTASSSEELSAMSERMLESVKHLKESVDYFKIDQ